A portion of the Acidobacteriota bacterium genome contains these proteins:
- a CDS encoding CPBP family intramembrane glutamic endopeptidase has product MSTFLEPLLLLSYFVIYPLIGWLTFERQRRAIREGRSSRWLLYGEIFLVEWVATAAVAGIWISSQLSSSALGLDWPSGERATLAWSLAMVALAALATQVATGRKSAGWRQQMRDELAPVDALMPTRSREMAGFAALSLTAGFCEEVLFRGFLFWWLQSLGLNVAFAAVGTVVVFGLAHSYQGPKGLLRATAAGAVLIALVLLAGSLWPAILLHMGMDLIGGWTALAAHSKKPDDEGSIAAGQPHAA; this is encoded by the coding sequence ATGAGCACCTTTCTCGAACCCCTCCTCCTCCTCAGCTACTTCGTCATCTACCCCCTGATCGGCTGGTTGACCTTCGAGCGCCAGCGCCGGGCGATCCGGGAAGGCCGCTCCAGCCGCTGGCTCCTGTACGGCGAGATCTTTCTCGTCGAATGGGTGGCAACGGCCGCGGTGGCCGGCATCTGGATCTCGAGCCAACTTTCTTCTTCGGCCCTTGGCCTCGACTGGCCCTCGGGGGAACGAGCGACCCTCGCCTGGAGCCTGGCGATGGTCGCCCTCGCAGCTCTCGCAACGCAGGTCGCAACGGGACGCAAGAGCGCCGGGTGGCGGCAGCAAATGCGCGACGAACTCGCACCCGTCGACGCGCTGATGCCTACCCGGAGCCGTGAGATGGCGGGCTTCGCGGCGCTCTCCTTGACGGCTGGGTTCTGCGAAGAGGTCCTCTTCCGCGGTTTTCTCTTCTGGTGGCTGCAAAGCCTCGGGCTGAATGTCGCCTTCGCCGCCGTCGGCACGGTCGTCGTCTTCGGCCTGGCCCACAGCTACCAGGGACCCAAGGGACTGCTGAGAGCCACCGCGGCCGGTGCCGTCTTGATCGCGCTGGTGCTGTTGGCCGGGTCCCTGTGGCCGGCGATCCTGTTGCACATGGGCATGGACTTGATCGGCGGCTGGACCGCCCTCGCTGCGCACTCCAAGAAACCCGATGACGAAGGGTCGATCGCGGCCGGCCAACCCCACGCCGCTTGA